GGCCCGTGCACCAGCCGCGAGGCTGCCGGCGATCGCGGAGAGGCCGCCGGTCAGCACGGACAGGGCCAGGCCCGCGATTTCGAACTCGGCGATCTCCGCGAGGATCACGCCGATCTCGGAAAGGAGTTCGTGGGCTTCGTCGGCGAAGTCGTCCAGTGCCTTGGCGCCGTCGCGCAGCGAGTCAGCCATGTCGGTGGCCTGCGTTCGGCTGGCCTCGGCCCGCTTGTGGAGTGCCTTGGCGGCTTGGCCGTCCCACTCCAGACCCTGGAGCGCCGACTTGGCGTCGTGAGCGGCGGCGTCGAGGCCCTTGGCCAGGGCCCGCCACTGCTTGGCGATCTCGCGGATACCGTCGGGGTCGACGGCGGGGTCGGTGATGCCGAGGAACTCCAGGCCGCTGGCGAGGGTGTCGCCGAAGGCGTGGTTGGCTTTGTTGATCCAGTGCAGCGGGTTGAGGTCTTCGGCGTCTATGTCAATGTCGATGTCGCCGGGGATGATATCGAAGCCCATGTACGGCTCAGCCCTTCTTGGCGCGGGCCGCGGCGGTCAGCAGGACGTCCAGCAGGTCGAAGGCGTCGGAGACGTGGCCCAGGAACTTCGCCTCGGCCTCCCACTCCTTGTGCAGGTTCTTGGTGAGTTTGGCGATGGTGTCCATGCCGTCCTGGATGTCGTCCTTGGCGCTCATCAGCGAGCCCAGCACGCCGAAGGCGGACAGGTCATGTGACGCGGCCTTGAAGTCATGGAGCGGCTTGCGCGTGTGGTGATCCACCTTGCCCAGCGCGGAGGCCGCTTTATGCAGGGCTTCCGCATCCTTCTTCAAGTCCGACATGCTGCCCGCCCCCGTGGGTTGAGATGGTTCTGTCCGTGGTGTGCTGACCGGCCGACGGCCTCGGTCAGCGGTTGATGGACTGGATCTCCTGGACGTTCACGTCCTGGGTGGTCTCGAAGGTGCCGTCCGGCAGGTCGCCCTTCACGCCACCCGTGCCGTTCCAGGAGACCTTCCAAGTGACGGACGCCTTGAACTGGTACGGGCCAGTCCCGGACGTGGACCTGAGGTAGGCCATCCCACACGGCGGCTCTTGGTCCGCCTTCCCCTTCGCATACGGCTCGCCGATGCTGCCGTCCGCGTTGATCGGACAGTCACCGGATGCCGGGAAGACCTTGGCTTGCTCGGTACCTGGCTCGATGTGGAGGCCGACAGGTTCGGCGGTGGTCGTCGCCGTCATGTCCAGGGTCGGCAGGCTGGCGGTGACGGACACGGGCTTGAACGTGGCCTTGTCGAGCCACAACCAGGTGTTGAGATTCACCTTCTGCGCGCCCTGCGGCTTCATGGTCACAGAGGTGTCAGGCACCCGGATTTTTTCATAGGCGAGCCCGGCGAGAATCTCGGGCGAAATGGCGTGCTCAACCTTGGGGTCATCGCCCTTCTTGACCCACCACGGGTCGCGGAACATGCACTCCCAGGCGGCGGTTTCATCCATCCGGTCACGGTTGACGAAGTGGCCCCACCAGTAGCCATCGTCCTTGTCCTTCATGTGGAAGTCCGCGTCGGGCTTCCCTTTTCCGAACTGCTTTTTCTCTTCCTTCACCCACTCCACCTGGTCGCCTCCGACGGACCAGCTGTCCTTCATGTACGCCTTGTACTGGCCGGGTGTGTACTTTGGCGCAAACCAGCAGGGCGGCGGCGTCCAGTCACCCACAGGCTGGATGGCGCCGACATTCCCGCCCGATCCGTTCCTGGAAAGGTTGTAGGTGATCTTGGCCCCGATCTCCTGCCCCGCCTTCTCTCCAGCTGGCTGGCCTCCCTGAGAGCCTGGCTTCGCTCCACCTCCTGGGGCACGCCCTTCAGCGAAGGCGACCGGCGAGCCCGAGACAATCACGGTGGTCAGCGCGCCGATGACCAGCCCGCACTTCGCGGTCCTCGTCAACGACACTGCTGAGCCCCCCTCTTCGACATCATCTGCTCGGCCTGCCAGACACCCTTCGAGTCCTTCTCAAGGTGCAGGGTGTAGAAGACGTACGCGTCGCTGCTCGACGAAACGCCATCAGAGCGCTTACCGGTCTTGCGGTCCTTGTTGTATGCCTTGGTTTCGTCGCCGCAAT
This Streptomyces sp. NBC_01283 DNA region includes the following protein-coding sequences:
- a CDS encoding WXG100 family type VII secretion target, producing MGFDIIPGDIDIDIDAEDLNPLHWINKANHAFGDTLASGLEFLGITDPAVDPDGIREIAKQWRALAKGLDAAAHDAKSALQGLEWDGQAAKALHKRAEASRTQATDMADSLRDGAKALDDFADEAHELLSEIGVILAEIAEFEIAGLALSVLTGGLSAIAGSLAAGARAAKVVALIARIEKSGTRMASVIRTVMEAIRGLGRALKALGEIKTIAKAGKLAGEGMKFSAFDALLQDPGTFKDPEKLAETLGLGAAFGVGAGGLGKVLGKGLGKTQAQRARQTRQDVGARRLRPVSAQAAPLGNGEAASLHPSCAQEVQVRPDRRGNRRHAAAPD